The Tessaracoccus aquimaris sequence GTCCCGAGCTTGGTCGAGTAGCCGTACTTTGCGGCGGACGTCGCCTCATCGCTCCACGGCGTGACGATGCTCGCATTGGTCGTCGGGTTGGCCACCTGGTAGATGGGCTTGGTCATGGTGTCGACCGGGGCGGCATGGGCCGCCGGTGCCATGGTCAGCAGCATGGGTATCGCTAAAACGCCGCCGAGGGCGGCTCGCATGAAGGTACGCACGGTAATGCTCTCCTGTTGTGGTATGGCCGCCCCCGGTGGCCTTGGCCTCCGGTGCTCTCCGGAGGCCGCTGGTGAGTGATGCGCATACCATAAAACATGAGAGGAACCTGAAACAAATTCAGGAAATATTCAGCTTAAGCGTGAAGTCACGCTCTTTTCGTGGCTAATCCTGAGAAGGCTGAGAGCCTGCGCGTCGTGCCGCGACCCTCGATCCGACCGCATTCCAGGCCAACGCGCCGAGCAATCCGATGGCCAGCCCCACCGCTGCGCCCATGCCGTAGTAGAGCGTCGGCTTCGGCGCCGAGGGCGAGGTCGGAAGCTCGGCGTCCACCGCCGTCGAGACGATGACAGGCGACGCTCCGTCGATCGTCTCGATGCTGCTGATGAACGCCGCGAGGTGTTTGGCGGCCGCATCCGCCAACTTCTTGGCCTGCTCCGGCGTCGCACCGACGGCCGTGATGTTGATCAGGGGAGTGTCGGTGGGGTTGCTGGCACTCAGGTCGGCGCGCAGTCGGGTGTCGGTGAACTCGGCACCGAGGTCGTGCCGGACGCCCTCGAGGACCGGAGTGCTGAAGATCAGCGCCGGATAGGACCTGGCTCGGGCAACGGCGTACTGGGCGGCGATGTAGTTGGCGCCGGTCGTCCTGCCTGGGATTCCCTTGACGAGTTGCGTAGCCGTTGCCGTGTAGGTCGGGGTCGCGTAGTGGAGCCCGATGGCCGCCAGGCCGAAGCCGAGCCCGATCCCCAGGGCGAGCATCCACCAGTAGCGAAGTAGGAGCGCCACCAACTGCCCTACCCGGAACTCCGTCGCCATGGATCCCCCGATCTCGCGGACAACCGTGAAAACGTCCGTCTCGCTGACCAGGATATCCATTCGTTCAGAGCCCAGGTGTGCGGCGTCTGGTACTGACGAGACGTCGGGAGGGGCGCCAGCACCCGGCCCAGGTGTCAGCGGGTGAAGTTGAGGCCGGTGGTGGTGGTTTCGGGGGCGAGGGTTTCGTTGGTTTTGGGGGCGTAGACCCAGTTTTTGAGGGTGCCGTTTGCGACGTTGATGGTGATGAGTCTGACGGGGTTGGTGGTGCGGCTGTGGTAGGTCTGCATGAGGCTGATGATCTTGTTGCCGTTGGTGCCGGTGTCGGTGCGGGTGGCTGCGGTGCCGGTGTGGCCGGAGACGACGATCTTGATGTTGGGGTAGACCTTGATGAGGGTGTCGTAGAGGTGTTTGGGTGAGGTGGCTCCGTAGCCGCCGTTGCTGGTGCTGATGGTGGCGTCGCCGTTGAGGTAGGCGTGGGTGGAGATGATGATGTTGTGGTCGGGGTTGGCTGCGACGATCTTTTTGGCCCAGTCGATGGCGCCTTGGCGGGGCCAGAGTTCGAGGTTGAGGACCATCCATTTTTGGCCGGCTGCGGTGAAGGTGGAGTAGGTGTTGTCGACCTTGCCTGGTTCGTAGGCGCCCTTGATGGTGGGGAAGGTGTTCAGGGGGAAGGCGGTGTTGAAGGCTTTGGTGTCGCGGACGGCGAGGTTGGTGTTGACGCCGGGGCAGGCGGATCCGCCTTGGCAGACGGCTGCGGTGTCGTGGTTGCCGATGGTGAGGGAGTAGGGGATTTTGCCTTTGAGGGGGGCGAGGCCTTTTTGGGCGCGGGTGTATTGCTCGGGGGCGGCGTTGCCCCAGTCGACGACGTCGCCGATGTGGGTGACGTATTTGAGGTTGAGTTTGGTGGCGTTGTTGACGAGCCAGGTGGAGCGGTCGGCGAGGCGGGTGTCGGTGTCGCTCCAGGTTTCTTGTTGGGTGTCGGGGATCACGGCGATGGTGAAGGACTCGCTTGCCCCTGCGGGCGGCACCGGCGGGTGTGGTTCGGTCGGGGCCGTTGCCTGCCGCGTCGGCCTCCCGCCGTGATCCCCCGGACCCACGTAGAAGGGCTGCGCCGAGAGCAGCGACCAGCCGCCCTCGAGCAGTTCGTCGCGTTCGGCGTCGCCGACGGCGACCCGGGTCCCCGTCCCGATGCCCATCCGATACGCAGGCTCCGTGCAGCGCGAGGGCACGCTCGACGCGTAGAACTGCAGGAACTGCGGCCGGTATCCGCTCGCCTCCGCCGCCACCAGGTCCGCACCCTCGGCGGCCCAGGTGAAGTCCCTCGTTCCGGGGTGGTAGAGCCGCCAGACGCCGACCCGGTCGGCTCCGGGGTGCGACGAGACGGTCATGGCCGTCGCGTCGACCAGGTGGAATCCTTCCTCGACAGCGCCTGCCATCTCCCGGCCGAACTGGGTGAGCAGTGTCGCGCCGGACGTGGGGTCGGTCAGCGTCGCGACGGCGACGCCCAGGTCGGAGCATTCGGTGGGCTCTGCGACCGCTGGCACGGGAAGGAGCACAAGCATCAGGCTGACCGTCATGGCGAGCGCGGCCGAGCGCAGTGTCTGCATCGCTGACACCTCCCAACGCGTGGGGCGGGTACCGGTCGGGAGCGGCATGGGCCGACGTGACTTCGCTTGTGCGGCGGCACGGCGGCCGCCGATGCTCAATTCTAGACTCAGCCTGCCGCGGCGGATAGGCCGATCCCGAGGGGTACTGCGTGGCCGAGGTCAGGCGATGGAACTGTGCGCGCGAGCCGCGCCCTGCTCCTCGAAGGTCGCGGTGCAGATCCGCGGGCCGATGGCGAGCTCAGCGGTCTCCAGGCCCGCGCCGCTCTCGTCGAGGAAGCCGTCGAGGAAGCCGCGGTGCATCGCGCACACCAGCGGCAACTGCTCCGGCGCGATCGTCGCGCGGAAGGGGCAGCGGGTGAAGGTGACGGTCTCGTCATCGAGGGTGGTCCCGAAGCCCCGCTCGCCGAGGTGGGTCGCCAGATCGGCCAGGGCGATTCCCGACTGATCCTCCTGCGAGGCCACGCCGGCGCCCCAGGTCCGCCCGGCGCTCTCAGCCAGTTCGAAGGATCCGGGGGTCGGCTGGATGAAGCTCGAGATGAGCACCTGGACCAGTTCGGTCAGGTGCAGGTTGCTGATGGTGGGGGACTCGCTCGTAGCCGTGAACACCAGGGGCGGTCGGCCCTGGCTACCGGTGGCGTTGACGGCCCGCTCGACGTAGCCTGCCTCGACGAGCGCGTCCAGGTGGAAGCGCGCGGAGTTCTTGTGCAGCCCCAACTCGTTCGCGACGTCGATGACGGAGACGGGCTCGGAGGCCGACTGAAGGAATGCAAGCACACGTGCCCGAGTAGGGCCCAGTCCGTGTGGAGTGCTGATCATGTCTGTCATTGTGGCACCGGCCCTCTCATGGTCAGATCGTGGGTCGGCCAAGCCCAAGGTAGGGTTGTTGCATGCAGTTTAGCCAATTGCTTGATACTTACGGCAGAGTGGCGCGTGACTTGCGCGTTTCCCTCACCGATCGCTGCAACCTGCGCTGCACCTACTGCATGCCTGCCGAGGGTCTGACCTGGCTCCCCACCGATGAGACGCTCACCGATGACGAGGTCGTCCGCGTGATGCGGGTGGCGGTCGAACGGCTTGGCATCACCCGGATCAGGTTCACTGGGGGCGAGCCGCTGCTTCGGCCCCACCTCGACCGCATCATCGCGGGTGCGGCCTCCCTCCGGGGCGCAGAGGGGCGACCCGAACTGGCGCTGACGACCAACGGGCTGGGCCTCGACAAGAAGATCGACGCGCTCGCGGAGGCGGGTCTCGACCGGGTCAACCTGTCGCTCGACTCGCTCGACCCGCAGCGATACGCCCGCCTCACCCGCCGCGACCGACTCCCCGACGTGTTCGCAAGCATCGACGCCGTCGAGAGGGTCGGCCTCACCCCGCTGAAGATCAACGCGGTCATCATGCGCGGCGTCAACGAGGACGACATCGTCCCCCTCGCGCAGTTCTGCCTGGAGCGCGGCTACCAGTTGCGCTTCATCGAGCAGATGCCGCTCGGGCCGAAAGGGGAGTGGCATCGCGGCGACATGGTGACCGCGGCCGAGATCCTGGCCGCGCTGGAGAGCCGCTTCCTGCTCCACGCCCTCGACGAGCCGCGCGGCTCTGCGCCGGCCGAACTCTGGGGGTCGCGCCGGACCAGCGACAGCCGGGCGGTCGCCTTGGGGTGATCGCATCGGTCACGAATCCATTCTGTGGCGCGTGCGACCGGACGCGGATCACCTCCGACGGGCAGGTCCGCACCTGCCTCTTCTCGCAGCGCGAGACCGACCTGCGCTCCATCCTGCGCGGCGGGGGGAGCGACGACGACCTCGTGGCGGCCTGGACGGGTGCGCACGGCGGCAAGGCGAGGGCGCACGGCATCAACGAGATCGGATTTGTGCAGCCGGAGCGCACCATGAGCGCGATCGGCGGCTGACGACACACCGCCAAGGGGCACCCGCCCCGGGGCAGACGACAGAAGGAGTGGGCGTGCAGGTCAGGTTCTTTGCGGGGGCGGCCGAGGCCGCGGGCGTCGACGAGCGCGAGGTCGGTGGAACAGGTCTCACGGGCGAGACGCTGGTCGCGCTGCTCGCGGAGGGTAATGAGCGGCTCGGGCAGGTGCTCGGCGTCAGTTCGCTGCTCGCCGACGGCGCCCGGGTCGGCGACCTGTCCGCCCCGCTCGACCAGGTGCGGCGCATCGACGTGCTGCCCCCGTTCGCGGGCGGCTAGGCCTCCCGTGGCTGCGACGTGGGGAGTGCTGCTGGGCGGCGGCCGTTCCTCGCGGATGGGCACCGACAAGCTTCGGCTGCTCGACGGCGACACGTCGCTCGCCGCTCGCGGGGTCGACGCGCTGCTCACGGTCGTCGACCGGGTCATCGTCTCGTCCCCGAGCGGCCGGACGTCGCCCGTGACGGCGTCAGTTTCGTGCTGGAGGATCCGCCGTTCGGCGGGCCCGTCGCGGGCATCGCTGCGGCACTTGGAGCCATCGACGCCGACGACGGCGAGGTCTACCTCCTGGCCGGCGACCTGGTCGCCCCCGCAGAGATCGTCGACCTGCTGCGCGCCCACGACCTCGACGGCGACGGGGTCGCGCTGATCGACCGTGAGGGCTGGCCGCAGTACCTGGCGGGCAGGTACCGGCTCGCCGCGCTCCGACGCGTGCTCGCGGGCGAGTCGAGGGACCGCTCGGTGCGTCGCACCTTCCGCGTCCTCGACCTGATCCTGATCCCAGCAGAGAAGGATGTCACTGGCGACGTGGACACCCCAGAGCAGGCCGAAACCGCCGGACTTCGCTTTCCGGAACCCGCTGCTGACCAGGCCTGATAGCCCTTCGGGTGATGGTAAATTCAATTAAATCTGACAAACAGTAGTAGATCTGAAAAACTCATCCCATGAGTTCAGATTCCGCGCGCATCGACGGGTTGGCGTCAGAGGCCCTGCTGAAGCTCGGCCGCTTCTTCACGAAGTGGGACGAGACCGACGACGGCCGCGCCGTCTTCCGTGAGGGGGGCCGCGCAGGCGACGTCTTCTACCGTGACCGGTGGAGCCACGACAAGGTGGTCCGCTCCACCCACGGCGTGAACTGCACGGGCTCCTGCTCGTGGAAGGTGTACGTCAAGGACGGCATCATCACGTGGGAGTCGCAGCAGACCGACTACCCGACGACCGGGCCCGACCGGCCCGAGTACGAGCCCCGCGGCTGCCCCCGCGGAGCGGCCTTCTCCTGGTACACCTACTCGCCGACCCGGGTGCGCTACCCCTACGGCCGTGGCGTGCTGATCGAGATGTACCGCGAGGCAAAGAAGCGCCTCGGCGACCCGGTTGAGGCGTTCCGCGAGATCTCCACCGACCCCGTCAAGCGGCGCCGCTATCAGCAGGCCCGCGGCAAGGGCGGCCTGGTGCGCATCTCGTGGGATGAGGCGATGGAGATCGCCGCTGCGTCGTACGTCAACACCATCAAGTTCTACGGCCCCGACCGCTGCGTGTCCTTCTCGCCGATCCCCGCTATGAGCATGGTGAGCCATGCCATCGGCACCCGCTTCACGCACCTCATCGGCGGCGCCATGACCAGCTTCTACGACTGGTACGCCGACCTTCCGGTCGCCAGCCCGCAGGTCTTCGGTGACCAGACGGACGTGCCCGAGTCGGGCGACTGGTGGGACGCCACCTACCTGATGATGTGGGGCTCCAACGTCCCCGTCACCCGCACCCCCGACGCGCACTGGATGGCAGAGGTCCGCTACCGCGGCACCAAGGTCGTCACCGTCAGCCCCGACTACGCGGACAACGTCAAGTTCGCCGACGAGTGGCTGCCTGCGCAGGCGGGCACCGACGCGGCGCTCGCGATGGCGATGGGCCACGTCATCCTCAAGGAGAACTTCGTCGACCGGAAGGTCGACTACTTCTCCGACTACGTCAAGCAGTACACCGACCTCGGGATGCTCATCACACTCGTCGAGCACCCCGAAGGCAAGGGCCTGGTGCCGGGCAAGTTCCTCACCGCGGAGGACCTCAGCACCTACCGGTCCGAGACCGACGACGCGTTCAAGACGGTGATGTGGGACAAGGCAACCTCCGCCCCGCCGTCCCGAACGGTTCGATGGGCTTCCGTTACGACGAGCGCGACGAGGGCAAGTGGAACCTCGAACTCGGCGAGATCGACCCTGCCCTGACCCTCCTCGGCGAGGCTGGCAGCCAGCCTGTCGAGATCGCGCTGCCGTGCTTCGAGGACCCGAGGGGCGAGGGCTCCGTGATCAACCGCGGCGTGCCCGCCCGCACCGTCGACGGGAAGCTCGTCACCACGGTGTTCGACCTGATGCTCGCCCAGTACGGCGTCGGGCGCGAGGGCCTCCCCGGTGTCTGGGCCAAGGACTACGACGACGCGACGTCGCCCTACACGCCCGCCTGGCAGGCAGAGATCACCTCCGTGCCCGCAGAGGCGTGCATCCGCACCGCCCGCGAGTTCGCCTCCAACTCGGAGGAGTCGAAGGGCCGCACGATGATCATCATCGGCGCAGGCATCTGCCACTGGTTCCACGCCGACGTCACCTACCGCGCGATCATCGCGCTGCTCATGATGACCGGCTGCATCGGCAAGAACGGCGGCGGCTGGGCGCACTACGTCGGCCAGGAGAAGTGCCGGCCCATGACGGGCTGGTTCAACATGGCCAACGCGCTGGACTGGTCGCGCCCGCCGCGCACCATGATCGGCACCGGCTACTGGTACATGCACACCGACCAGTGGCGCACCGACGGCTTCTCCGCCGACCGGATCAAGTCGCCGCTGTCGACCGGATCGCTCGACGGCATGCACACCGCCGACTCGATGGCGCTCGCACACCGGCTCGGCTGGATGCCCTTCTACCCGCAGTTCGGCGTCAACCCGCTCGACCTCGCGGACGAGGCCACCGCCGCCGTCGAGCGCGGCGAGTACGAGTCGCCGCAGGCCTATGTCGCGGCCAAGCTGAAGGCTGGCGAACTGAAGAGCGCCGTCGAGGACATCGACGCGCCCGAGAACTGGCCCCGCACCATGATCCTGTGGCGCTCGAACCTGTTCGGCTCCTCGGCGAAGGGCGCCGAATACTTCAACAAGCACCTGCTCGGCACCCACAACAACGTGATGCCCAACGGGCACGGCACCGACCGACCGCGCGACGTGAAGTGGCACGAGGAGGCGCCGGAGGGCAAGCTCGACCTGCTCATCACGGCCGACTTCAGGATGACGAGCTCGACGCTGCTCAGCGACATCGTGCTCCCGGCGGCGACGTGGTACGAGAAGCACGACATCAGCTCCACCGACATGCACCCCTACGTGCACGCGTTCACTCCCGCGATCGACCCGCCGTGGGAGACCCGCACCGACTACGACGTGTTCACAGAGTTGGCGCACAAGCTCTCCGAGATGGCCAAGGGCCGGCTCGACACCCGCAAGGACCTCGTCGCGGTGCCGATGCAGCACGACACCCCCGGCCAGCTGGCGCAGCCTGGCGGCCACGTCCCCGACTGGCGGGGCACCGACGTGCCTGCTGTGCCCGGCAAGAACCTGCCGGTGCTTGCGGTCGTCGAACGCGACTACACGGCGATCGCCGACAAGCTCGCCACCGTCGGGCCGCTTGCCGACAAGTTGGGCTTCACCGTCAAGAACATCACCTACGACGTGCGCCACCAGGTCGACCGGTTGGCGAAGCTGCACGGCGTCTACCCGTCGGGCCCCGCAGAGGGTCGCCCGGCCATCAACACGGACGCGCGTCTGGCGGAGGCGATCCTCACCTTCTCCGGCACCACCAACGGTGAGCTGGCGACCCAGGGCTTCCGCACCCTCGAGAGGAAGACCGGCCGCGATCTGGTCGACCTGTCGCTCGGCTCCGAGGAGAAACTGATCACCTTCGCGCAGACGCAGGCCGCGCCCCAGCCGGTGATCACGTCCCCGGAGTGGTCGGGCTCGGAGACCGGCGGACGGCGCTACGCCGCCTTCACGATCAACACCGAGCGCCTCAAGCCATGGCACACGCTCTCGGGACGGATGCACTTCTTCCTGGACCACGACTGGATGACGGACGCAGGGGAGAACCTGCCGACGTACCGTCCGCCGCTCGACATGTCCGCGGCCTACGGCGAGCCAGAGCTCGGGCCCAACGGTGAGAAGGCGATCACGCTCAGGTACCTGACGGTGCACAACAAGTGGTCGATCCACTCCGAGTACCAGGACAACCTGTTCATGCTGTCGCTCGGACGCGGCGGGCCGCAGGCCTGGCTGAGCGTTGCCGACGCCAAGTCGATCGGCGTCGCGGACAACGACTGGATCGAGCTGACAAACGCCAACGGCGTGTTCGTCGCCCGCGCCGTCGTCACCCCGAAGCTGCCCGACGGCATCTGCTACGTGCAGCACGCCCAGGAACGCACCATCGACATGCCCAAGTCGGAGGCCACCGGTCGCCGCGGCGGCATCCACAACTCGGTGACCCGGATCCTGCTCAAGGCAACCCACCTGATCGGCGGCTACGCCCACCAGGCCTACGCGTTCAACTACATCGGCCCCACCGGCGTGCAACGGGACATCGTCTCGACGGTTCGCCGCCGCTCCCAGGAGGTGCAGTACTGATGGCGAAGCAGCGTCGCGTCATGGCCCAGGTCGCCATGGTGATGAACCTCGACAAGTGCATCGGATGCCACACGTGCTCGGTCACCTGCAAACAGGCGTGGACCAACCGCGCAGGCACCGAGTACGTCTGGTTCAACAATGTCGAGACCCGCCCGGGCCTCGGCTACCCCCGCACCTACGAGGATCAGGACAAGTGGCAGGGCGGCTGGGTCCGCACCAAGTCAGGTCGCCTCAAGCTGCGCTCCGGCGGGCGGTTCAAGAAGCTGCTGAGCATCTTCGCCTCCCCGGTGCAGCCCGGCATGGACGACTACTACGAGCCGTGGACCTACGACTACGAGAAGTTGATCCAATCGCCGCTCGGCGACGACTTCCCGGTCGCCCGGCCGAAGTCGCTCATCACGGGCGACGACCTGGCCATCAAGGCCTCCGCGAACTGGGACGACTCGCTCGGCGGTATCGCCGAGACCATCGACGAGGACCCGATCGTCAGGAAGCTGCGCGACGAGGCCAACATCCAGATCAAGGCGGAGTACGAGAAGACCTTCATGTTTTTCGTGCCGCGCATCTGCGAGCACTGCCTGAACCCATCGTGCATGGCCGCCTGCCCCTCGGGCGCGATCTACAAGCGCGCCGAGGACGGCATCGTGCTGGTCGACCAGGATCGCTGCCGCGGCTGGCGCCAGTGCATCACCGGCTGCCCCTACAAGAAGATCTACTTCAACCACCGCTCCGGCAAGGCCGAGAAGTGCACCATGTGTTACCCGCGCCTTGAGGTGGGTCTCCCGACGGTGTGCGCGGAGACGTGCGTCGGCCGGCTGCGCTACATCGGCGTCATCCTCTACGACGCCGACCGCGTCACCGAGGCGGCACTCGCGGACGAGAAGGACCTGTACGAGGCCCAACTCGACCTGATGCTCGACCCCAACGACCCGCAGGTGATCGCCGACGCCAAGGCCAACGACATCCCGACCGACTGGATCTCGGCGGCGCAGAAGTCGCCGGTGTACGCGCTCATCAAGCACTTCAAGGTCGCGCTTCCTCTGCATCCGGAGTACCGCACGATGCCGATGGTCTGGTACGTGCCGCCGCTCTCGCCGGTGGTGGACCTGCTGAAGTCGCAGGGCCATGACTCGGAGGCCGGTGGCAACCTGTTCGGCGCCATCGACGCGCTGCGGATCCCCGTCGAGTACCTGGCGGAACTGTTCACGGCAGGTGACGCGGACGTCGTCACCGGCGTGCTGCAGAAGCTCGCCGCGATGCGTTCCTACATGCGTGACGTGACCCTCGGTCGCGAACGGCAGCCGGAGCTGGCCGAGGCCGTCGGGTTGACGCCCGCCGCGATGGAGCAGATGTACCGGCTGCTCGCCATCGCCAAGTACGACGAGCGCTACGTCATCCCGAAGGCGCACTCGGAGCAGGCGCACAACCTGGAGGAGATGGGCTGCTCCGTCGACTTCGATGCCACCGACCCGTACAACTACGACGGCGGCTTCGGGTCGTCGTCGGGCCGCGTGGTGCCCGTCGCCATCGAGAGCTACGCCGACGCCAAGCGTCGCCAGCAGGACGCGAGCGGGGCATGAGGGCCGTCGTCTTCCAAGCGGCCGCGCTGCTGCTGGGCTACCCGACCGAGGACCTGCTCGACAAGCTCGACCTGATCGAGGAGGCCGTCGCCGAGGCGGGCACGGGGGAGCGGTTCGCGCCCACCCTCGCGCACCTGCGATCGATGCCGCTGATGGAACTGCAGTCGTGGCACGTGCAGGAGTTCGACCTGTCCCGCAGGCACGCGCTGCACCTGACGTACTGGACCGACGGCGACACCCGCCGCCGCGGCGAGGTGCTCGGCTCCATCAAGCAGACCTACCGCGACTCCGGCCTCGTGGTCGACCTTGACGGTGAGCTGCCCGACTATCTGCCGATGGTGCTCGAGTTCACAGCCACGGGTGCGCCAGAGCTCGGCATCGGCATCCTCAACGCCTACCGCGCCTCGCTCGAGCTGCTGCGGATCGGGCTCACGGAGGACAAGCTCCCGCACGCGGGCGTCGTCGAGGCCATCTGCGA is a genomic window containing:
- a CDS encoding GTP 3',8-cyclase MoaA; this encodes MRVSLTDRCNLRCTYCMPAEGLTWLPTDETLTDDEVVRVMRVAVERLGITRIRFTGGEPLLRPHLDRIIAGAASLRGAEGRPELALTTNGLGLDKKIDALAEAGLDRVNLSLDSLDPQRYARLTRRDRLPDVFASIDAVERVGLTPLKINAVIMRGVNEDDIVPLAQFCLERGYQLRFIEQMPLGPKGEWHRGDMVTAAEILAALESRFLLHALDEPRGSAPAELWGSRRTSDSRAVALG
- the narH gene encoding nitrate reductase subunit beta, coding for MAKQRRVMAQVAMVMNLDKCIGCHTCSVTCKQAWTNRAGTEYVWFNNVETRPGLGYPRTYEDQDKWQGGWVRTKSGRLKLRSGGRFKKLLSIFASPVQPGMDDYYEPWTYDYEKLIQSPLGDDFPVARPKSLITGDDLAIKASANWDDSLGGIAETIDEDPIVRKLRDEANIQIKAEYEKTFMFFVPRICEHCLNPSCMAACPSGAIYKRAEDGIVLVDQDRCRGWRQCITGCPYKKIYFNHRSGKAEKCTMCYPRLEVGLPTVCAETCVGRLRYIGVILYDADRVTEAALADEKDLYEAQLDLMLDPNDPQVIADAKANDIPTDWISAAQKSPVYALIKHFKVALPLHPEYRTMPMVWYVPPLSPVVDLLKSQGHDSEAGGNLFGAIDALRIPVEYLAELFTAGDADVVTGVLQKLAAMRSYMRDVTLGRERQPELAEAVGLTPAAMEQMYRLLAIAKYDERYVIPKAHSEQAHNLEEMGCSVDFDATDPYNYDGGFGSSSGRVVPVAIESYADAKRRQQDASGA
- the narJ gene encoding nitrate reductase molybdenum cofactor assembly chaperone; this encodes MRAVVFQAAALLLGYPTEDLLDKLDLIEEAVAEAGTGERFAPTLAHLRSMPLMELQSWHVQEFDLSRRHALHLTYWTDGDTRRRGEVLGSIKQTYRDSGLVVDLDGELPDYLPMVLEFTATGAPELGIGILNAYRASLELLRIGLTEDKLPHAGVVEAICDVLGGPSPKTRAEVRDLLTTPPTETVGLEPTFLPYPQLQGSQP
- a CDS encoding YveK family protein, producing the protein MATEFRVGQLVALLLRYWWMLALGIGLGFGLAAIGLHYATPTYTATATQLVKGIPGRTTGANYIAAQYAVARARSYPALIFSTPVLEGVRHDLGAEFTDTRLRADLSASNPTDTPLINITAVGATPEQAKKLADAAAKHLAAFISSIETIDGASPVIVSTAVDAELPTSPSAPKPTLYYGMGAAVGLAIGLLGALAWNAVGSRVAARRAGSQPSQD
- a CDS encoding MoaD/ThiS family protein yields the protein MQVRFFAGAAEAAGVDEREVGGTGLTGETLVALLAEGNERLGQVLGVSSLLADGARVGDLSAPLDQVRRIDVLPPFAGG
- a CDS encoding helix-turn-helix transcriptional regulator, which translates into the protein MISTPHGLGPTRARVLAFLQSASEPVSVIDVANELGLHKNSARFHLDALVEAGYVERAVNATGSQGRPPLVFTATSESPTISNLHLTELVQVLISSFIQPTPGSFELAESAGRTWGAGVASQEDQSGIALADLATHLGERGFGTTLDDETVTFTRCPFRATIAPEQLPLVCAMHRGFLDGFLDESGAGLETAELAIGPRICTATFEEQGAARAHSSIA
- a CDS encoding metallophosphoesterase — encoded protein: MQTLRSAALAMTVSLMLVLLPVPAVAEPTECSDLGVAVATLTDPTSGATLLTQFGREMAGAVEEGFHLVDATAMTVSSHPGADRVGVWRLYHPGTRDFTWAAEGADLVAAEASGYRPQFLQFYASSVPSRCTEPAYRMGIGTGTRVAVGDAERDELLEGGWSLLSAQPFYVGPGDHGGRPTRQATAPTEPHPPVPPAGASESFTIAVIPDTQQETWSDTDTRLADRSTWLVNNATKLNLKYVTHIGDVVDWGNAAPEQYTRAQKGLAPLKGKIPYSLTIGNHDTAAVCQGGSACPGVNTNLAVRDTKAFNTAFPLNTFPTIKGAYEPGKVDNTYSTFTAAGQKWMVLNLELWPRQGAIDWAKKIVAANPDHNIIISTHAYLNGDATISTSNGGYGATSPKHLYDTLIKVYPNIKIVVSGHTGTAATRTDTGTNGNKIISLMQTYHSRTTNPVRLITINVANGTLKNWVYAPKTNETLAPETTTTGLNFTR